DNA from Doryrhamphus excisus isolate RoL2022-K1 chromosome 19, RoL_Dexc_1.0, whole genome shotgun sequence:
ACTTTAGAACATGTGTCCATAGTTTTCCAGGAGAGTTTAAAACATATGTCCAAAGTTTTCCAGGAGACTTGAGCCACATGTCCATAGCTTTCCAGGAGACTTGAGCCACATGTCCATAGCTTTCCAGGAGACTTGAGCCACATGTCCAAAGTTTGCCAGGAGACTTGAGCCACATGTCCATAGTTTTCCAGGAGAGTTTAGATCAAGTGTCCATAGTTTTCCAGGAGACTTGAGCCACATGTCCAAAGCTTTCCAGGAGACGTGAGCCACATGTCCAAAGCTTTCCAGGAGACTTGAGCCACATGTCCAAAGCTTTCCAGGACACTTGAGCCACATGTCCAAAGCTTTCCAGGAGACTTGAGCCACATGTCCAAAGTTTTCCAGGAGACTTGAGCCACGTGTCCATAGTTTTCCAGGAGAGTTTAGACCATGTGTCCATAGTTTTCCAGGAGACTTGAGCCACGTGTCCAAAGCTTTCCAGGAGACTTGAGCCATGTGTCCATAGTTTTCTCTGAGACTTTAGAACACGTGTCCATAGTTTTCCAGGATACTTGAGCCTCACGTCCAAAGTTTTCCAGGAGACTTGAGCCACGTGTCCATCGTTTTCCAGGAGACTTTAGTAATTTTCCAAGAGACTTGAGCCACATGTCCATAGTTTTCCAGGAGACTTTAGAACATGTGTCCATAGTTTTCCAGGAGACTTTAGAACATGTGTCCATAGTTTTCCAGGAGACTTTAGAACATGTGTCCATAGTTTTCCAGGAGACTTTAGAACATGTGTCCATAGTTTTCCAGGAAACTTTAGAACATGCGTCCATAGTTTTCCAGGAGACTTGAGCCACGTGTCCATCGTTTTCCAGGATAAAagaagggagaaacatttgtaGATGAAATAGAGAATTTGCAGAACATGGCCTGAAGACGTGGAGATGACGATTGGTGGGATTTATCAGTACGATATCATAAATCCCTGAAATCAGCCGGATTATTCTTGTGCAACTCTTAATTATTACAGATACTTGTTTTCTTTCCCTGAGGATcttctgtttgtgtttgttaacAATCCAAAGCACCCAGCGTCGATGTGAGCGGAGGCCACGATTGGAGGAAACATCTGGAGATGCCTCATGTGACTGCGTGCTTTGCTCTTGGCTAAAATGAAATTGCGTCCAACAAACCCATCATAGTTCATCATTCCCACAAAGCATGCCCTCAAAGAAGTGAATCCATACCTTCACACAGTATATTGTccagatgaccccccccccatattacCAGGCTACCTAACCCGTGCTCACATGGCTTTTTACAAATCATCTAGAAGGGGACCTCCACACTTGGAGGCCAGCAACATATACTCCATGTGCCATCCCAGCAAAAGTACTACACGTACTTTGGTCTTGAGGATTCATGCACCTCATCACCTCCAACACGCAACCATGGCTTCCTTTctgcataaatacatatattcatatagaTACTGTGTATTCACAAGTACTTCAAAGCTAAATCAATGGAATGGCTTCTGTCATGTTTACCGTACTGGACCAGTAGTACAACTGTAACAATACTAcgattactactactacgactactataCTACTCAACTGATAGCAGCCATGACATCTTCACTATTTCATCAGCTACGATTACTGGGAATGCTTTAGTGCAATTTAACACGAGAATGAAGCAAAGTTCTGAGGAGGAATGGAGGAGGCGGGACTTGTGTGGTAACACTGGGAGGCGGAGCAACAGACCAGGAAGTGGCGAGACAAAGGGATATTGATGGAATGCGCTTGCTTAAATCTGGGCAGTGGACTTTCAGACCAAAGCAATGGATTcttgagcattcattcattcattcattttctaccgcttatcctcactagggtcgggagggggggtgctggagcctatcccagctgtcttcgggcaagaggcggggtacaccctggactggtggccagccaatcacagggcacatatagacaaattcccacccacattcatacctatggacaatttctccatattgagaggagccagatgatgtGGCTCAGGCATCATATCAGGATGCCAcccggacacctccctgggGAGGAGGTCAGGGCATGTCCAACCAGTAGGAGGCCTCCCGGGGAGGCACCGGCATCCGTGCAGAGCCGAATCTGGGTTTTCCCTGCTTGGGCTGCCTGCCTCCGAGACCAGATCTTGGGTAAGCGggagaagatggatgaatgaagcCACATATTAGAGAAGCTGGCAAACTGAGGTAGCAAAATAttatagtgtaaaaaaaaaaaaaaaaactttattatcaCACTGTGCCATCTTGCTAATTTCCTTAGCATCGTGTCACGCTATTTACCGGGACGTGATGATATTTGACATGATATTTTTGATTGCAATCATTTCATTTCTATTATGTTACCTTGCATtcttctgtgtgtatgctagcatgctagcggCCCAGCCTCCATTCACCCAGAGGCAAAaaggctcactccgttcatgttGTTGTTCTATGGGAAAAAAGAAACCCCCTTCCTGCTTGTTTGGAggcggaagaggaggaagacagATGCGTGCACACGGCAatatgttgattattattatttcattattattattatttaatttaataattattattatttccttcatcgtgtggttcattcatttacttCATCCGCGTCCCAGGACCAGGGCTTACGTGACCAGTCACCATGTAATCTCACCACTGCTACTATTTATGTAGCAGACATTGCTAACATCATCCCGCCACCACTGGAAACACAAACCATGCGTTTGTGCCAACTCTACCTATCGTTTACTCTAGCGCCCCCTGGTGAGCCTGATCAGAATAGAAGCGGTAGAGCAAGGATTGTTCAACTCATTAGTTTCCTGATTGGacccattaaaaaataaataaataaataaataaaggctAAAAGGCGAGAAGAAGAAATCCGGAGCGACTTTGGTCGATGAGAGGAATATTTTAGATTGTGCAGAGCGTCGTTTGAAAAAAATGGGCAGCACAGAGGACGGCCAGAGAGATCGTCTTCCTGTCAAAAGAGCTGCTTTTGTTTGGTTTGATTGCCTGAAAGCATCCGGGACAAAATCATcataaaaccaaaaacacattCCCACATTTATCCACACCGACAACACTCGCTCTCCCAGCACCAAACTGTCCATTAGCTGCTCCTCCAGCCTGGATGCTTTACCACCCCACCCCGGAAGAAAAGAACCCTAGCCGCCAGAGCCCCCCCTGAGCCAGTGGCTTACAAATATGGTTTtagcgctaacatgctaaacggTCAGCCTGATCAGCATGCCTGGCAGGCAGAGAGATGGGgcagtgggtgggtggggggcttggggggggggggtgttagtgGTGCATCCCACCCAGACATTGACTATTTATTGTAACCTCTTCAGCCAGCTAAAGGGCTATGTGCTTCTAAAACCGGTCCTTCAGCTGTAGGGGGGGGTGCAGTGTAGTGGATGCGGGTGTTAAAAATCCTACTGCAGGTTCTTCAGGATGCGTCCGTAGCGGAAGTCGTAGACGTGGCGGCACAGGTAGACCAGCTCCGGGTCCACATCGCTGGGCACACAGCGGTGGGAGGGGGGTGCGAAGTCCGTGCACGGGTGCACCGTGCTTGAGCCGCCGGGCGGGGCGCCTTCGGAACGTCGCTTCATCAAGGCACAATATCTGCAAACGCACAACAGCAAAGTTAAGTCGACATATTACACTTTATGTTTCATAAAGAACAGAGATTGATTACAAAATGAATGTGtttgaatgaaatatgaaatatgcgtaaaaaaatgcgtaattaggtagaaaaaaacatacataagtcgctctggagtataagtcgcacaaggccaaaaatgcataattaggtagaaaaaaacatacgtacataagtcgcactggagtataagtcgcacaaggccaaaaatgcataattaggtagaaaaaaacatacataagtcgcactggagtataagtcgcacaaggccaaaaatgcataattaggtagaaaaaaacatacataagtcacactggagtacaagtcgcacaagaccaaaaatgcattattaggtagaaaaaaaacatacataagtcgctctggagtataagtcgcacaaggccaaaaatgcataattaggtagaaaaaaaacatacataagtcgctctggagtataagtcgcacaaggccaaaaatgcataattaggtagaaaaaaacatacataagtcacacaaggccaaaaatgcataattaggtagaaaaaaaacatacataagtcgctttggagtataagtcgcacaaggccaaaaatgcataattaggtagaaaaaaacatacataagtcacacaaggccaaaaatgcataattaggtagaaaaaaacatacataagtcgcacaaggccaaaaatgcataattaggtagaaaaaaacatacataagtcgcactggagtataagtcgcatctTTTGCTTGTAATTTACTTTACAAACTACtagaccaaaacagacattacatcatcttggaaggcaagttaaCAATagatctaacaataaaagaatagagaacaggctgaataggtgtaagatatgctaacacaatgcttattcagctatgtttatgttttttatttataagtcgctttggagtataagttgcaggaacagccaacctatgaaaaaaagtgcgacttataatccggaaaatacgtTAAATGAAACCACGTCTGACTCTGGTGAGACCCGGTTCTGTCTCTCACCTACAGTACTGGGCTAGCGGGAGGACGTAGCATCTGTCTTCAATGCAGGCCACGCTGTTCTCGTCTTGATGTCGAGAGGCAAAGATCTCGTTCTGcaagcggcaaaaaaaaaaaaaccctcgtTTAGTTATCGAACGAGAAAAGGCTTGCATGCAGACAGCAGCGCTATAGTGACCATGAGAGGAGAGCGGCCATGTTGTGTTAGCCGTGTGACTGATAGCATCAGTGCCGTGATAATAATGTGCTCGGTCAGGAGAGGACTATCACAGACGTgtgcttttattattgtttgtgcTGTAGCTTCTAGATTTGTCCGAGTCATGAACAGTGTCACCTCACAGTGTGCGCCGGGATCTCGGCCTCCCTGGGTGTGCTCAGGTCGGTAGTACCAGAAAAGACTCATCATCAGCTCCCCTGAGGCGGCGGATAAGCACGCGTGTGAGCACACAAACAACCTTgaccctccatccatccatccatccatcaatcaatcctCCTGCCATGTTCTCATCTCCTGCACCTGATTTGGGATCCTCCCACAACGCTGATATCTTGGCCACGTACGGCAGGGATTTCTTCCTGGGACCCGATCGAAGCAGCACCGTGTCTCGAACGCGGATCACTTCACCGTCCCTCTCAACGCCTTCGTAGCACAGCCGGAGCGCCGTCTCATCCTCCCCCTGACACACAAATAGAGTCCTCCTTACAAACACCCAAAAGAAAACTGTCACACAATTATCTGCGCTCGCCCCgggagatgattttttttccaccatctTCTTCTGGCAAGCAGCTTTGAGAATAAATCTACTCTAAGAGAGAGACGATCTGCCGTGTAAGAAACACTCACCGCGATGAAAACCTCCTTCTCTGCGGGGGTTCCAACAGGCCGCCAGCCGTTGGTGGCGCGTCTGCGGACCACTTTCTTTAGTTTGCAAGGGCTCGGCGGGGATGGAGGAAGCTGCTGGGGCGAATGCCGGCGACCGTTGGCGGAGGCCTTGGTGCCCGGTGGGTTCTCTGCGGATGCTTTTAGCCCGGCCCGGGGCTGCTGCTGCAGGTGGGGATTAGTCTGGGTGGGACTGTGGTCACCCTGAGGGGAGGAGAAGGTCTCTGGAAAGAGAGAAGCGACAATGTCACACAGAAGCGGCTAACTTGACTAGCCCAGAGAACGCCTTAAGAAGATGTAGCTAGCGGAGGGTAACTGAAGGTTGTGGGTGGCTCGTCACGGTTCTGGTGTAGATATGCTTCAGTGAAAAGTCAGTCTTATCAGGGAAGATCTAAATCTGAGCCCCCAGCTACAGTATGTACAATGTGGGAGATCATAAGATACAAAACCTCTTCAGAGATGTTCACGCTTGCAACAAACTAGCGTGACAATTGGATAAGTGGGCCCACCCCTGAGGGGTTTTTGACAAACCTGTTTTGATGCCCTGCGAGCATCCGGTGCATCCCGCGCTGAAAGAGCAGCCCCTGCTGTGGAGAGGAGGCAGGTGTTGACACCTGCAGGTGTAGTTGTTGATTCCGCAGGCTTGGCCGCAACAAGGCGAGCCGACCGTGCTGCAGCAGGACGGGTGGGGCGGGTGGGGCATCCCCGATGTGTGTCTCACCGGAGCACCCGGCGGCTTGGAACCAATGGTCCGATCAGGGCATAAGCCGGGTGGGGAAAAACTCAGACGTCTGGACGTGAGCGGCGGCGCGGATGCTCCGGTGTGCGGCGGGTGTGGGGTGATGTGGACGTAGTAGCAGAGGCAGGGGTGGTGGCTGAGGGTCAGGGCGGGGTGGGAGTGGGTAAGGGGCGGCGAAGTGACAAGGCACTCACGCTTCACAGGGGCCACCGCCGAGCTGATGGGTTGATCACCTGACTCTGCGTAGGGTTGCTGACCCAGGAAGAAGGCCAGGCGGTGACAGTACTCCACGGAGCCCCCAGGGGGACAGCAGTAGCAAGGGCTCAGTTCGGTTTCCAG
Protein-coding regions in this window:
- the LOC131107426 gene encoding bromo adjacent homology domain-containing 1 protein-like isoform X2 → MTHTKQRGSNQHRDRSPPWLHGGAMGGDQPERSLRFGRTKKISAVVHGRKMMKDKGSDHTQKLDCDKKWDRKLYPLRGRMGEGLRCHVLLTRLEESPRGQKKPVERKVPDKARKGGIGVRPEDKMTSKVKSKRSDFVHVSQPRKRRLASLNAEAVNSLLLERATDQPAVKQAKRQEEPASGALSPGGFPAARSPTAPALNVAKPSSSHKPDQCRISVKVRRKTTRVGESRRLSLDILDTPTPRRLAGLNAAALLKLTSSSAVTKPRVKAPSSASVASDCKNPAAPQKQPPRVKHKGRSPKLKGSPMKAAPMHCSCSACKEKTGFEPKVEWESGTVAKTGYQSRSMLGYSLKNVKEEQLETELSPCYCCPPGGSVEYCHRLAFFLGQQPYAESGDQPISSAVAPVKRECLVTSPPLTHSHPALTLSHHPCLCYYVHITPHPPHTGASAPPLTSRRLSFSPPGLCPDRTIGSKPPGAPVRHTSGMPHPPHPSCCSTVGSPCCGQACGINNYTCRCQHLPPLHSRGCSFSAGCTGCSQGIKTETFSSPQGDHSPTQTNPHLQQQPRAGLKASAENPPGTKASANGRRHSPQQLPPSPPSPCKLKKVVRRRATNGWRPVGTPAEKEVFIAGEDETALRLCYEGVERDGEVIRVRDTVLLRSGPRKKSLPYVAKISALWEDPKSGELMMSLFWYYRPEHTQGGRDPGAHCEVTLFMTRTNLEATAQTIIKAHVCDSPLLTEHIIITALMLSVTRLTQHGRSPLMVTIALLSACKPFLVR
- the LOC131107426 gene encoding bromo adjacent homology domain-containing 1 protein-like isoform X1 produces the protein MTHTKQRGSNQHRDRSPPWLHGGAMGGDQPERSLRFGRTKKISAVVHGRKMMKDKGSDHTQKLDCDKKWDRKLYPLRGRMGEGLRCHVLLTRLEESPRGQKKPVERKVPDKARKGGIGVRPEDKMTSKVKSKRSDFVHVSQPRKRRLASLNAEAVNSLLLERATDQPAVKQAKRQEEPASGALSPGGFPAARSPTAPALNVAKPSSSHKPDQCRISVKVRRKTTRVGESRRLSLDILDTPTPRRLAGLNAAALLKLTSSSAVTKPRVKAPSSASVASDCKNPAAPQKQPPRVKHKGRSPKLKGSPMKAAPMHCSCSACKEKTGFEPKVEWESGTVAKTGYQSRSMLGYSLKNVKEEQLETELSPCYCCPPGGSVEYCHRLAFFLGQQPYAESGDQPISSAVAPVKRECLVTSPPLTHSHPALTLSHHPCLCYYVHITPHPPHTGASAPPLTSRRLSFSPPGLCPDRTIGSKPPGAPVRHTSGMPHPPHPSCCSTVGSPCCGQACGINNYTCRCQHLPPLHSRGCSFSAGCTGCSQGIKTETFSSPQGDHSPTQTNPHLQQQPRAGLKASAENPPGTKASANGRRHSPQQLPPSPPSPCKLKKVVRRRATNGWRPVGTPAEKEVFIAGEDETALRLCYEGVERDGEVIRVRDTVLLRSGPRKKSLPYVAKISALWEDPKSGELMMSLFWYYRPEHTQGGRDPGAHCENEIFASRHQDENSVACIEDRCYVLPLAQYCRYCALMKRRSEGAPPGGSSTVHPCTDFAPPSHRCVPSDVDPELVYLCRHVYDFRYGRILKNLQ